A window of Hymenobacter aerilatus contains these coding sequences:
- the ispE gene encoding 4-(cytidine 5'-diphospho)-2-C-methyl-D-erythritol kinase translates to MLVFPNAKLNLGLYITSQRPDGFRNLESVFLPLPWTDALEALPASETTLTLTGLPIPGDPATNLCLRAYELLRADFNLPPTQLHLHKVVPIGAGLGGGSADAAFALRALNNLFNLQLSTETLIGYARRLGSDCAFFVENKPVFAHEKGDVFQPIELNLTGTPCVVVYPNLHISTAEAYARVVPATPRHDLRGALAQPMSTWRHTVSNDFEDALTPVYPVLADIKQQLYGAGATYASLSGSGSAVYGLFEGREEGPALVWPAEYTVWRGRL, encoded by the coding sequence ATGCTTGTTTTCCCCAATGCCAAGCTCAACCTTGGTCTGTACATCACCAGCCAGCGACCCGACGGCTTCCGCAACCTCGAATCGGTATTTTTGCCTCTGCCCTGGACCGACGCCCTGGAAGCCCTACCGGCTTCGGAAACCACGCTCACACTTACCGGCCTACCCATTCCTGGCGACCCAGCCACCAACCTGTGCCTACGGGCCTACGAGCTGCTGCGCGCCGATTTCAATTTGCCGCCCACGCAACTACACCTGCACAAAGTGGTGCCTATTGGGGCCGGACTGGGTGGCGGCTCAGCCGACGCGGCGTTTGCGCTGCGGGCGTTGAACAACCTGTTCAACCTTCAGCTCTCCACCGAAACTCTCATCGGCTACGCCCGGCGCCTGGGCTCCGACTGTGCCTTTTTCGTCGAAAACAAGCCTGTGTTTGCCCACGAAAAAGGCGACGTATTTCAGCCGATTGAGTTAAACCTGACTGGCACGCCTTGCGTGGTGGTCTACCCCAATCTGCACATCAGTACGGCCGAAGCCTACGCCCGCGTCGTACCTGCTACCCCTCGTCACGACCTGCGCGGAGCACTCGCGCAACCCATGAGCACTTGGCGCCATACCGTCAGTAATGATTTTGAAGATGCCCTCACGCCGGTATACCCAGTGTTGGCCGACATCAAGCAGCAGCTGTACGGGGCAGGCGCTACCTACGCTAGTCTCTCGGGCTCGGGCTCCGCGGTATATGGGTTGTTTGAGGGTAGGGAAGAAGGACCTGCGCTGGTGTGGCCAGCGGAGTATACCGTGTGGCGCGGCCGGCTGTAG
- a CDS encoding sugar transferase → MLSRPTPVTWYARRGKRLLDVALAAPLVVLTAPLLLGAAVLLAVQNRGRVLFRQQRPGLDGKLFTLYKLQTMTEARDAHGHLLPDADRLPRLGRWVRATSLDELPQLWNVLRGDLSLVGPRPLLVQYLALYSPEQARRHHVRPGITGWAQVNGRNAISWEEKFRYDVWYVDHLSLRLDLRILLRTVSRVLGAQGITAAGQATTTAFTGSPTHPLPHE, encoded by the coding sequence ATGCTTTCCCGCCCTACCCCTGTTACCTGGTATGCCCGCCGTGGCAAGCGCCTGCTCGACGTGGCGCTGGCCGCGCCGTTGGTGGTGCTCACGGCCCCACTGCTACTGGGCGCGGCGGTGTTGCTGGCCGTGCAAAACCGGGGGCGGGTACTTTTTCGGCAGCAGCGCCCTGGCCTCGACGGGAAACTGTTTACGCTCTATAAGCTGCAAACCATGACGGAGGCCCGCGACGCCCACGGCCACCTCCTTCCCGATGCCGACCGCCTACCCCGCCTGGGCCGCTGGGTGCGCGCCACCTCCCTCGACGAGCTGCCGCAGCTCTGGAATGTGCTGCGCGGCGACCTGAGCCTAGTAGGGCCGCGCCCCTTGCTGGTGCAGTACCTGGCACTGTACTCGCCTGAGCAGGCCAGGCGCCACCACGTGCGGCCGGGCATCACGGGGTGGGCGCAGGTAAATGGCCGCAATGCTATTAGCTGGGAAGAAAAATTCCGGTATGATGTGTGGTACGTAGACCACCTGAGTCTGCGGCTGGACCTACGGATTCTGCTGCGCACGGTGAGCCGGGTGCTGGGCGCGCAAGGCATCACGGCCGCCGGCCAAGCTACTACCACCGCCTTTACGGGCTCTCCTACCCACCCGCTACCCCATGAGTGA
- a CDS encoding acetyltransferase, translating into MSDSTTPFPSQLHPLVIFGAGGLGREVLVLVRQLNEVQPTWDLRGFYDDQPPTTPTLHDLPYLGTAADLNATSEPLSVAVAVGSSRSRAAIVARLASPLLSFPTLVHPSVACQPYQRLRFEAGCIITQGCILTTDIQLGHHVLLNLGCTIGHDAVLEDFCSLMPHANVGGEAHLGKGVYLGTNATVLNQVSVGAGTTLGAGAVAVRDLPAHCTAVGVPAAVIKQHKAV; encoded by the coding sequence ATGAGTGATTCTACTACGCCGTTTCCGTCACAATTGCACCCTTTGGTTATTTTCGGTGCGGGCGGACTGGGCCGCGAGGTGCTCGTACTAGTGCGTCAGCTTAATGAAGTGCAACCAACGTGGGATTTGCGCGGCTTCTACGACGACCAGCCACCCACCACCCCTACCTTGCACGACCTGCCCTACCTCGGCACCGCCGCCGACCTCAACGCTACTTCTGAGCCTTTGTCGGTAGCGGTGGCGGTGGGTAGCAGCCGCAGCCGTGCTGCCATTGTAGCCCGCCTTGCCTCGCCGCTACTGTCATTTCCTACTCTCGTTCACCCTAGTGTAGCCTGCCAGCCCTACCAACGCCTGCGCTTCGAAGCGGGCTGCATCATCACGCAAGGCTGCATTCTAACAACGGATATTCAACTGGGCCACCATGTGCTTCTCAATCTGGGCTGCACCATTGGCCACGATGCCGTGCTGGAAGACTTCTGCTCCCTGATGCCACACGCCAACGTGGGTGGCGAAGCGCACCTGGGCAAGGGAGTATACCTGGGCACCAACGCCACAGTACTCAACCAGGTGAGCGTAGGTGCCGGCACTACCCTAGGCGCGGGCGCCGTGGCCGTGCGCGACCTGCCGGCCCACTGTACGGCGGTGGGCGTGCCGGCTGCCGTCATCAAACAACATAAGGCTGTATAG
- a CDS encoding DegT/DnrJ/EryC1/StrS family aminotransferase, producing MRSQDYDRIYLSPPHLGRHELNYLHKAVEDNWVAPAGPNLKGFEQDICQYTGAAHAVALTSGTAAIHLGLRLLGVGPGDEVLCPSFTFVATANPILYLGATPVFVDSEPTTWNLGPTLLRTAIEDRLRLGRKPKALILVHLYGMPAQLTELLAIAAEYDIPVLEDAAEALGSRYQGRLLGTFGDVGVFSFNGNKILTTSGGGVLITNNADYAQRALHLATQAKDPAAHYQHSEVGYNYRLSNLLAGIGRGQMELIEDRVKKRREIFSWYQEKLRDIPGLRFAPTEPAGSRSNRWLSTVLLDPAATPITPEQLRQHLETRNIESRPLWKPLHLQPLFAEAPMYGGAVCANLFARGLCLPSGSSLTDEDLIRVAEAVCEVLSTAS from the coding sequence ATGCGCAGCCAGGATTACGACCGAATTTATCTTTCGCCCCCGCACCTGGGCCGCCACGAGCTGAACTACTTGCATAAGGCTGTTGAAGACAATTGGGTGGCGCCAGCTGGCCCCAATCTGAAAGGATTTGAGCAGGATATTTGCCAGTATACCGGCGCCGCGCACGCAGTGGCGCTTACCTCGGGCACAGCCGCTATTCACCTGGGGCTACGGCTGCTGGGCGTTGGGCCGGGCGATGAGGTGCTGTGCCCGTCGTTCACTTTTGTGGCTACGGCCAACCCCATCCTCTACCTGGGCGCTACACCGGTGTTTGTGGATAGCGAGCCAACTACTTGGAACCTCGGCCCTACCCTACTGCGCACGGCTATTGAAGATCGGCTGCGGCTGGGTCGCAAACCCAAAGCGCTTATCCTGGTGCACCTCTATGGTATGCCGGCCCAGCTCACAGAGCTATTGGCTATAGCCGCTGAGTACGATATTCCGGTGCTGGAAGACGCCGCCGAAGCCCTCGGCTCGCGCTACCAGGGTAGGCTACTGGGCACGTTCGGCGACGTAGGTGTTTTCTCCTTCAATGGCAATAAGATTCTGACGACCAGCGGAGGCGGGGTGCTCATAACCAACAACGCCGACTATGCGCAGCGGGCGCTGCATTTGGCTACCCAAGCCAAAGACCCGGCGGCACATTACCAGCATTCTGAGGTTGGTTACAATTATCGCCTCAGCAATCTGCTAGCCGGTATTGGGCGGGGGCAGATGGAGCTGATTGAGGACCGCGTGAAGAAGCGCCGCGAGATTTTTTCCTGGTATCAGGAGAAATTGCGCGACATACCAGGCTTACGCTTCGCGCCCACCGAGCCAGCGGGCAGCCGCAGCAACCGCTGGCTCAGCACTGTGCTGCTTGATCCGGCGGCTACTCCCATCACGCCCGAGCAGCTGCGCCAGCACCTCGAAACGCGTAACATCGAGAGCCGTCCTCTTTGGAAACCGCTGCATCTGCAACCCCTTTTTGCCGAAGCACCCATGTACGGCGGGGCAGTTTGCGCTAATCTGTTTGCCCGCGGCTTGTGCCTACCCTCTGGCTCGTCTCTTACCGATGAGGATCTGATTCGCGTGGCAGAAGCGGTGTGCGAGGTTTTATCGACTGCGTCATAG
- a CDS encoding YitT family protein has protein sequence MADEAPIPQASPVPAPPIAPPVAPTLTPQAKLRNLALVILGILSAGMGLKGFLLSSHLIDGGVTGISMLLSDERVTGLPLAGLLPLINLPFLILGYRQIGLQFAIKSAFAIAGLALCLAIVPFPDITHDVILTSVFGGVFIGAGIGLAMRGGAVLDGTEIAALLISKYTPILKVSDVILILNVFIFGVAAFVLSVDVALYSILTYVAASKSLDFLLNGIEQYTGVTIISTEFSEQIRQAITEKLGRGVTMYQGKRGFGKRGAQNVDMDIVFTVVTRLELPQLRAEVRSIDPKAFVIQYRIDDTEGGMVKKRPLH, from the coding sequence ATGGCTGACGAAGCCCCCATCCCCCAGGCCTCCCCTGTACCGGCGCCACCTATAGCGCCCCCCGTGGCCCCTACCCTTACTCCCCAGGCCAAGCTACGCAACTTAGCCCTGGTAATCTTAGGTATCCTCTCGGCGGGGATGGGCCTCAAAGGCTTCCTGTTATCCAGTCATCTAATTGACGGAGGGGTAACCGGTATTTCTATGCTTCTTTCAGATGAGCGGGTTACAGGCCTCCCATTGGCCGGCTTACTACCGCTAATCAACTTGCCTTTCCTGATTTTAGGGTATCGGCAAATAGGACTGCAATTCGCCATAAAAAGCGCCTTTGCCATTGCTGGTTTGGCGCTGTGTTTAGCGATTGTACCGTTTCCAGACATCACGCACGATGTCATCCTTACCTCCGTATTTGGCGGCGTGTTCATCGGTGCGGGTATTGGGTTGGCCATGCGCGGCGGCGCCGTCCTCGATGGTACCGAAATAGCAGCCCTGCTCATCAGTAAGTATACGCCTATTCTCAAGGTCAGCGACGTTATCCTGATTCTGAACGTGTTTATCTTCGGCGTGGCAGCCTTTGTCCTGAGTGTCGATGTGGCTTTGTACTCTATCCTGACCTACGTGGCAGCCTCCAAATCGCTGGACTTCTTGCTGAACGGTATTGAACAGTATACGGGCGTGACCATCATTTCCACTGAATTCAGCGAGCAGATTCGCCAGGCCATTACGGAGAAGCTAGGCCGGGGCGTTACCATGTACCAAGGCAAGCGAGGCTTTGGCAAGCGCGGTGCCCAAAATGTTGATATGGACATTGTTTTCACTGTTGTTACTCGTTTGGAGCTGCCTCAGCTCCGCGCCGAAGTACGCAGCATTGACCCGAAAGCCTTTGTTATTCAGTACCGCATTGATGATACGGAAGGCGGTATGGTGAAAAAGAGACCTTTGCATTAA
- a CDS encoding trans-sulfuration enzyme family protein encodes MEIHPKITPIYQTSVFKFDDLNELELYFGEPGSRYMYSRNGNPNSDELAEAVNKLEAGAGAIATGSGMAAIFAAIMCYCEAGDHVLCAQDIYGGSSSLLNQELSRLGISTTYVPFADLTGDLQPYLQPRTKLLLCETISNPLLRVVDVQAAANACHAHGLKLVVDNTFATPVLTQVLALGADLAVHSVTKYLAGHSDVTAGAVVARTAEDAARLKQLGVTFGLTLSPMESWLAVRGLKTLRLRVEAHSRNAAQIADMLVQQPGVRAVYYPGLPTHPQHQLAAVQGHGLFGGMLSFLLADEADVVNRVMQRSQRFPFAPSLAGVDSSLSYPAGTSHRALTPTQRTELGITTGLVRLSVGIEPVAELLADLQQALAEG; translated from the coding sequence ATGGAAATTCATCCCAAAATCACCCCGATCTACCAGACATCTGTTTTTAAGTTTGATGATCTGAATGAGTTGGAACTGTATTTCGGGGAGCCGGGCAGCCGGTATATGTACTCGCGCAACGGAAACCCCAACTCTGATGAGCTGGCCGAGGCCGTGAACAAGCTGGAAGCCGGCGCGGGGGCCATTGCCACTGGCTCGGGCATGGCTGCCATCTTTGCGGCCATAATGTGCTATTGTGAGGCCGGCGACCATGTGCTGTGCGCGCAAGATATCTACGGGGGCTCGTCGTCGTTGCTGAACCAAGAGTTAAGCCGTCTGGGCATCAGTACCACGTATGTGCCGTTTGCCGACTTGACGGGCGACTTGCAGCCCTACCTGCAACCGCGTACCAAGCTGCTGCTCTGCGAGACCATCAGCAACCCATTGCTGCGCGTGGTAGACGTGCAGGCCGCAGCCAATGCTTGTCACGCGCACGGCCTGAAGCTGGTGGTTGATAATACATTTGCTACCCCCGTGCTTACGCAGGTATTGGCCCTCGGCGCCGATCTGGCCGTGCATAGCGTCACGAAGTACTTGGCCGGGCATTCCGACGTGACGGCCGGCGCTGTGGTAGCACGCACCGCAGAAGATGCGGCCCGCCTCAAGCAACTTGGAGTGACATTTGGCCTCACGTTGAGCCCTATGGAAAGCTGGTTGGCCGTGCGCGGATTGAAGACGTTGCGCTTGCGTGTAGAAGCGCACTCGCGCAACGCCGCGCAGATTGCCGACATGCTGGTGCAGCAGCCAGGTGTGCGCGCTGTGTATTATCCTGGCTTGCCTACCCACCCGCAGCACCAACTGGCCGCGGTGCAGGGTCACGGATTATTTGGTGGTATGCTGTCGTTTTTGTTGGCCGATGAGGCCGACGTGGTGAACCGAGTGATGCAGCGTAGCCAACGCTTCCCTTTTGCACCATCGTTGGCTGGAGTCGATTCGTCGCTTTCTTACCCAGCTGGCACCTCGCATCGGGCCCTTACGCCGACGCAACGCACGGAGTTAGGCATTACTACCGGGTTGGTACGTTTGTCCGTGGGAATAGAGCCGGTGGCTGAGTTGCTGGCCGATTTGCAACAAGCGCTAGCAGAAGGGTAG
- the atpC gene encoding ATP synthase F1 subunit epsilon, producing MHLEIITPDRKVFEGEVTSAQFPGIDGLFEVLNNHAPLISALKSGAVTVNGTSGRESFNIDGGVVEVLRNNVIVLAESIKA from the coding sequence ATGCATTTAGAAATCATCACGCCGGACCGGAAGGTGTTTGAAGGCGAAGTAACCTCGGCGCAATTCCCAGGCATCGACGGGCTGTTTGAGGTGCTGAACAACCACGCTCCGCTGATTTCAGCACTGAAATCTGGCGCTGTGACCGTTAACGGCACTAGTGGCCGCGAGTCGTTCAACATCGACGGCGGTGTGGTGGAAGTGCTGCGCAACAACGTAATTGTGCTGGCCGAGTCAATTAAGGCGTAG
- the atpD gene encoding F0F1 ATP synthase subunit beta, with amino-acid sequence MANIGKITQVIGPVVDVSFAGEGAKLPNILDALEVTKDNGQVVVLECQQHLGEDRVRTIAMDSTEGLTRGAQVRDLGAPISMPTGDGVKGRLFNVIGQAIDGIPQPQSTGGLPIHRHAPQFEDLATSSEVFFTGIKVIDLLAPYVKGGKIGLFGGAGVGKTVLIQELINNVAKAYSGLSVFAGVGERTREGNDLLREFIEANIIRYGEEFKHSMEEGGWDLSKVDMAEMEKSQATLVFGQMNEPPGARARVALSGLTIAESFRDGDGTGAGRDILFFIDNIFRFTQAGSEVSALLGRMPSAVGYQPTLATEMGAMQERITSTKRGSITSVQAVYVPADDLTDPAPANTFAHLDATTVLSRKIAELGIYPAVDPLDSTSRILDATILGDEHYNTAQRVKELLQRYKELQDIIAILGMDELSEEDKQVVTRARRVQRFLSQPFFVAEQFTGLKGVLVDIKDTIKGFNEIIDGKYDHLPEAAFNLVGNIEDAVAKGERLIAEAK; translated from the coding sequence ATGGCGAATATCGGTAAAATCACCCAGGTCATTGGTCCCGTTGTGGACGTGAGCTTCGCGGGTGAAGGCGCTAAGCTGCCTAATATCTTGGATGCCCTCGAAGTAACGAAGGACAACGGCCAGGTTGTGGTGCTGGAATGCCAGCAGCACTTGGGGGAAGACCGGGTACGTACCATTGCCATGGACTCGACGGAGGGCCTGACCCGCGGCGCGCAAGTGCGCGACCTGGGCGCTCCTATCTCCATGCCCACCGGCGACGGCGTGAAGGGCCGTCTGTTCAATGTAATTGGTCAGGCTATCGACGGCATTCCGCAGCCGCAGAGCACCGGCGGCTTGCCCATTCACCGTCACGCGCCCCAGTTCGAAGACCTCGCCACATCGTCGGAAGTATTCTTCACCGGTATCAAAGTAATCGACCTGCTTGCTCCTTATGTAAAAGGCGGTAAGATTGGGTTGTTCGGAGGCGCTGGGGTAGGCAAAACCGTACTGATTCAAGAACTGATCAACAACGTGGCGAAAGCCTACTCGGGTCTATCGGTATTTGCTGGCGTGGGTGAGCGTACCCGCGAAGGCAATGACTTGCTGCGTGAATTCATTGAGGCCAACATCATTCGTTACGGCGAGGAGTTCAAGCACTCGATGGAAGAAGGCGGTTGGGACCTCTCTAAGGTAGATATGGCCGAGATGGAAAAGTCGCAGGCTACCCTCGTGTTTGGCCAGATGAACGAGCCTCCCGGAGCCCGTGCCCGCGTGGCCCTGTCGGGTCTGACCATTGCTGAGAGCTTCCGTGACGGCGACGGTACCGGTGCCGGCCGCGACATCCTGTTCTTCATCGACAACATCTTCCGCTTCACGCAGGCGGGTTCGGAAGTATCGGCTCTGTTGGGTCGTATGCCTTCCGCCGTAGGTTACCAGCCTACCCTGGCTACCGAAATGGGTGCCATGCAGGAACGTATCACCTCTACTAAGCGTGGCTCCATCACCTCGGTACAGGCTGTATACGTACCTGCCGATGACTTGACGGACCCGGCTCCGGCCAACACGTTCGCTCACTTGGACGCTACTACGGTACTGTCGCGTAAGATTGCCGAGCTGGGCATCTACCCTGCTGTAGACCCTCTGGACTCTACCTCGCGCATTCTGGACGCTACCATCCTCGGCGACGAGCACTACAACACCGCTCAGCGCGTGAAAGAGCTGCTCCAGCGCTACAAGGAACTGCAAGACATCATCGCCATCTTGGGTATGGACGAGTTGTCGGAGGAAGACAAGCAAGTAGTAACGCGCGCTCGTCGCGTGCAGCGCTTCCTGTCGCAGCCCTTCTTCGTAGCCGAGCAGTTTACTGGCCTAAAAGGTGTGTTGGTTGACATCAAAGACACCATCAAAGGCTTCAACGAAATCATTGACGGCAAGTACGACCACCTGCCGGAAGCTGCTTTCAACCTGGTAGGAAATATCGAAGATGCTGTAGCCAAAGGCGAGCGACTGATTGCTGAAGCGAAATAA
- a CDS encoding ribose-phosphate pyrophosphokinase, with product MAQQVKIFTGNASHDLGEQIAAAYGMPLGDLSIQRFADAELGPSFNESVRGCAVFLIQSTNPPAENLMELALMVDAAKRASAYKVNIVMPYMGYARQDRKDKPRVSIGAKVVANMIQSVGADRLMTCDLHAGQIQGFFDIPVDHLDGAAVTVPYIKSLNLDNLLFASPDVGGVVRTRAYAKRFGAEIVVCDKMRLRANEIASMQVIGDVAGHNVVLVDDIVDTAGTICKAADLLMERGAKSVRAVITHPVLSGPAHDRIRNSALEELIVTDTIPLREENKKIKVVSVAALFAQAMHNVVSHESISSLFI from the coding sequence ATGGCACAACAGGTTAAAATCTTTACGGGTAATGCCTCCCACGACCTTGGTGAGCAAATAGCGGCCGCCTACGGTATGCCGCTGGGCGACCTAAGCATCCAGCGCTTCGCCGATGCGGAATTGGGGCCGAGCTTCAACGAGAGCGTGCGCGGCTGTGCGGTTTTTCTGATCCAGAGCACCAACCCGCCCGCCGAAAACCTGATGGAGCTGGCTTTGATGGTAGATGCTGCCAAGCGCGCTTCGGCCTATAAAGTAAATATCGTGATGCCCTATATGGGCTACGCCCGCCAAGACCGCAAAGACAAACCGCGCGTGAGCATTGGTGCCAAAGTGGTAGCCAACATGATTCAGAGTGTGGGGGCCGACCGCCTGATGACCTGTGACCTGCACGCAGGCCAGATTCAGGGGTTCTTCGATATTCCAGTAGACCACCTCGACGGTGCAGCCGTGACGGTTCCTTACATCAAGTCGCTGAACCTCGACAACCTGCTATTTGCCTCTCCCGACGTAGGCGGGGTAGTGCGTACGCGGGCTTACGCCAAGCGCTTCGGCGCCGAGATTGTGGTGTGCGACAAAATGCGCCTGCGGGCCAACGAAATTGCCTCCATGCAAGTGATTGGCGACGTAGCTGGCCACAACGTGGTGTTGGTAGACGACATCGTAGACACGGCCGGTACTATCTGCAAAGCCGCCGATTTGCTGATGGAGCGCGGCGCCAAATCGGTACGAGCAGTCATCACGCACCCCGTCCTCAGTGGCCCCGCCCACGACCGTATCCGCAACTCAGCTCTGGAAGAGCTGATCGTGACGGATACCATTCCGTTGCGCGAGGAGAACAAGAAAATTAAGGTAGTGTCGGTTGCAGCGCTGTTCGCGCAGGCCATGCACAACGTCGTTTCGCACGAGTCGATTAGCTCGCTGTTTATATAG